From Methylobacterium radiodurans, a single genomic window includes:
- a CDS encoding NADPH-dependent assimilatory sulfite reductase hemoprotein subunit — translation MDDHSPRDADAPVETPAERTYETPPTERPITDAEAARAAQLSANEHIKIASGYLRGTLADGLLKHATGAISDDDGQLVKFHGMYLQDDRDIRAERTKKKLDKAYSFMIRLRIAGGVVTPKQWLILDDIARTYAGNALRATTRQTFQYHGVIKSNLKRTMAAIDAALLDTIAACGDVNRNVMAATNPAQTGAHKAAYQLAKDISDTLLPKTSAWREIWLDGERVVGGEEAAEIEPVYGRTYLPRKFKTVVAVPPSNEVDIFAHDLGFIAILDKKNKLTGWNVTVGGGMGMTHGETDTFPRTADVMCFVKPEDALKAAEAVMTVQRDWGNRKVRKNARLKYTIERYGLKAFRAEVEKRVGKPLADPKPFTFTGNGDRYGWVEGEDGRHHLTLYVPSGRIKDVEGGPQFLTGFRRIAEVHEGDFRLTGNQNVIVANVPAEKRAEIDALVAEYGLTNGAGALRRSSIACVALPTCGLALAESERYLPDLISELEESLASHGLQDEEITIRSTGCPNGCARPFIAEIGLVGRGPERYHLYLGAAFDGSRLSKLYREDVQASEIRGILDPLFADYARHRQPGEHFGDFVIRAGHVAKTGNGPDFHARIGALKPAA, via the coding sequence ATGGACGACCACAGCCCCCGCGACGCCGACGCCCCGGTCGAAACTCCGGCCGAGCGCACCTACGAGACGCCCCCGACCGAGCGGCCGATCACCGACGCGGAAGCCGCGCGCGCGGCCCAGCTCTCGGCCAACGAGCACATCAAGATCGCCAGCGGCTATCTTCGCGGCACGCTCGCCGACGGCCTGCTGAAGCACGCCACCGGGGCGATCTCGGACGATGACGGGCAGCTCGTGAAGTTCCACGGGATGTACCTGCAGGACGATCGCGACATCCGGGCCGAGCGCACCAAGAAGAAGCTCGACAAGGCCTACAGCTTCATGATCCGCCTGCGCATCGCGGGCGGCGTGGTGACGCCGAAGCAGTGGCTGATCCTCGACGACATCGCGCGCACCTACGCGGGCAACGCGCTGCGCGCCACCACGCGCCAGACCTTCCAGTACCACGGCGTCATCAAGTCGAACCTGAAGCGCACGATGGCGGCCATCGACGCGGCGCTCCTCGACACGATCGCGGCCTGCGGCGACGTCAACCGCAACGTGATGGCGGCGACGAACCCGGCCCAGACCGGTGCCCACAAGGCGGCCTACCAGCTCGCCAAGGACATCTCGGACACGCTGCTGCCGAAGACCAGCGCGTGGCGCGAGATCTGGCTCGACGGCGAGCGCGTGGTCGGCGGCGAGGAGGCGGCCGAGATCGAGCCGGTCTACGGCCGGACCTACCTGCCCAGGAAGTTCAAGACGGTCGTCGCCGTGCCGCCCTCGAACGAGGTCGACATCTTCGCCCACGACCTCGGCTTCATCGCGATCCTCGACAAGAAGAACAAGCTCACGGGCTGGAACGTGACGGTCGGCGGCGGCATGGGCATGACCCACGGCGAGACCGACACCTTCCCGCGCACCGCCGACGTGATGTGCTTCGTCAAGCCCGAGGACGCCCTGAAGGCGGCGGAAGCCGTGATGACGGTGCAGCGCGACTGGGGCAACCGCAAGGTCCGCAAGAACGCCCGCCTCAAGTACACGATCGAGCGCTACGGCCTCAAAGCCTTCCGGGCCGAGGTGGAGAAGCGCGTCGGCAAGCCGCTCGCCGACCCGAAGCCCTTCACGTTCACGGGCAACGGCGACCGCTACGGCTGGGTCGAGGGCGAGGACGGGCGCCACCACCTTACGCTCTACGTGCCCTCCGGCCGGATCAAGGACGTCGAGGGCGGGCCGCAATTCCTCACCGGCTTCCGCCGCATCGCCGAGGTGCACGAGGGCGATTTCCGCCTCACGGGCAACCAGAACGTGATCGTCGCCAACGTGCCGGCGGAGAAGCGCGCCGAGATCGACGCGCTGGTGGCCGAGTACGGCCTGACCAACGGCGCCGGGGCGCTGCGGCGCAGCTCGATCGCCTGCGTGGCGCTGCCGACCTGCGGCCTCGCGCTCGCCGAGAGTGAGCGCTACCTGCCGGATCTCATCTCCGAGCTGGAGGAGAGCCTGGCGAGCCACGGCTTGCAGGACGAGGAGATCACGATCCGCTCGACCGGCTGCCCGAACGGCTGCGCCCGGCCCTTCATCGCCGAGATCGGCCTCGTCGGCCGCGGTCCCGAGCGCTACCACCTCTATCTCGGCGCCGCCTTCGACGGGTCGCGGCTGAGCAAGCTCTACCGCGAGGACGTCCAGGCCTCGGAGATCCGCGGCATCCTCGACCCGCTCTTCGCCGACTACGCCCGGCACCGGCAGCCGGGCGAGCATTTCGGCGACTTCGTCATCCGCGCCGGCCACGTGGCCAAGACCGGCAACGGTCCGGACTTCCACGCGCGGATCGGGGCACTGAAGCCCGCCGCCTGA
- a CDS encoding lysine--tRNA ligase: protein MPAPLTLDPDLIEAAAHAAAWPFEEARKLVARLERKPKSEILFETGYGPSGLPHIGTFGEVARTSMVRHAFRVLTKDAVPTRLIAFSDDMDGLRKVPDNVPNRELLQGALNLPLTKVPDPFGTHDSFGAHNNAELRRFLDAFGFDYEFRSATECYRSGAFDATLLLVAERYQAVMDIMLPSLRAERSASYSPFLPIHPVTGHVMQVPIDRVDAATGTLAWRDPATGEAYETPLTGGHAKLQWKPDWAMRWVALGIDYEMAGKDLIDSVKLSGQIARALGAEPPEGFNYELFLDERGQKISKSKGNGLTIDEWLAYGTPDSLALFMYNKPREAKRLFFDVIPRHVDEYLNFLDRYRGQDAKLRLGNPVWHLHAGAPPEPERVEGGGVNFAMLLNLAAVANTEDKAVLWGFIRRYAPGIGPETHPYLDRLVGHALAYFRDFVRPAKTYREPTPEERAALEDLAETLAPHAGSTDPEALQAVVYEVGRRHFPDLSGKAKSPDGRPGVSQAWFGTIYNVLFGEARGPRFGSFVALYGVEETRALIAEALSGGLIAGHTAFTAGRTAA from the coding sequence ATGCCCGCCCCGCTCACCCTCGACCCCGACCTGATCGAGGCCGCCGCGCACGCCGCCGCCTGGCCCTTCGAGGAGGCGCGCAAGCTCGTCGCGCGGCTGGAGCGCAAGCCCAAGTCGGAGATCCTCTTCGAGACGGGCTACGGCCCCTCGGGCCTGCCGCATATCGGCACCTTCGGCGAGGTCGCCCGCACCTCAATGGTGCGCCACGCCTTCCGGGTGCTGACGAAGGACGCGGTGCCGACCCGGCTCATCGCCTTCTCGGACGACATGGACGGCCTGCGCAAGGTGCCGGACAACGTGCCGAACCGCGAGCTGCTGCAGGGCGCGCTCAACCTGCCGCTCACGAAGGTGCCCGACCCCTTCGGGACGCACGACAGCTTCGGCGCGCACAACAACGCGGAGCTGCGCCGCTTCCTCGACGCCTTCGGCTTCGACTACGAGTTCCGCTCGGCGACGGAATGCTACCGCTCGGGCGCCTTCGACGCGACGCTCCTGCTGGTGGCCGAGCGCTACCAGGCGGTGATGGACATCATGCTGCCCTCGCTACGCGCCGAGCGCTCGGCGAGCTACTCGCCCTTCCTGCCGATCCACCCGGTGACCGGCCACGTGATGCAGGTGCCGATCGACCGCGTGGATGCCGCCACGGGCACGCTCGCCTGGCGCGACCCCGCGACCGGCGAGGCCTACGAGACCCCGCTGACGGGCGGCCACGCCAAGCTGCAGTGGAAGCCCGATTGGGCGATGCGCTGGGTGGCCCTCGGCATCGACTACGAGATGGCCGGCAAGGACCTAATCGACTCGGTCAAGCTCTCGGGCCAGATCGCCCGCGCGCTCGGGGCCGAGCCGCCGGAAGGCTTCAACTACGAGCTCTTCCTCGACGAGCGCGGCCAGAAGATCTCGAAATCGAAGGGCAATGGGCTCACCATCGACGAGTGGCTCGCCTACGGCACGCCCGACTCGCTGGCGCTGTTCATGTACAACAAGCCGCGCGAGGCCAAGCGCCTGTTCTTCGACGTGATCCCGCGCCACGTCGACGAGTACCTGAACTTCCTCGACCGCTACCGGGGCCAGGACGCCAAGCTGCGGCTCGGCAACCCGGTCTGGCACCTGCACGCGGGCGCGCCGCCGGAGCCGGAGCGCGTCGAGGGCGGGGGCGTCAACTTCGCGATGCTGCTGAACCTCGCGGCGGTGGCCAACACCGAGGACAAGGCGGTGCTCTGGGGCTTCATCCGGCGCTACGCCCCCGGGATCGGGCCGGAGACGCACCCCTATCTCGACCGGCTGGTCGGGCACGCGCTCGCCTACTTCCGGGACTTCGTGCGCCCGGCCAAGACCTACCGCGAGCCGACCCCGGAGGAGCGGGCGGCGCTGGAGGATTTGGCGGAGACGCTGGCACCGCATGCCGGCTCGACCGATCCGGAGGCCTTGCAGGCGGTGGTCTACGAGGTCGGGCGGCGCCACTTCCCTGACCTCTCCGGCAAGGCCAAGAGCCCGGACGGGCGGCCGGGCGTCTCGCAGGCGTGGTTCGGTACGATCTACAACGTGCTGTTCGGCGAGGCGCGCGGGCCCCGCTTCGGCTCCTTCGTGGCGCTCTACGGCGTCGAGGAGACCCGCGCCCTGATCGCCGAGGCGCTCTCGGGCGGGCTGATCGCGGGGCACACCGCCTTTACGGCGGGACGGACGGCGGCCTGA